The genomic region CTCAGTGGCGGACGCGGTAGAGAAGATCGACTGCGTGCTCTCTGAATCGTCCGCACGACAGCGGGATCTGCGCGTCCCCCCGGAGACGATCCGCCGGCAGTTCGGACGCGAGCGGTTCAAAGACGAGATCCGGACGGTCGTCGCCGAGCGATTGAACGGTCGGGAAACGGTAACACCGCCGACCGTCTGACCTCGTCGCAAGAACGCCGACTCGAAAAACCGGGAGACAGCAACTGTCTTCAGGGTCGTGTCTCTACAGAGACACAGATGGGCGTGGCTCGATCCGATCGAGGATACTCTCCGCGATCGGCCTGTCACGATCGGGCGTCCCTCAAGAGTCAACGTACTGACGCAACTCGTCCCGGATACACTGGCATTCGCGCTGTGAGAACCGATGCGTCCCGCGTTCGAGCTTTTCGAAGACCCGATATACCGCAAGGGCCGGTGAGTCGGTGCTTTCGGGCGCGCGCGATTCCATCTCGATACAGTCGAGTATCACGTGATGGAGAACCCACTGCTCTTCTCTGGACAGGTCGAGGAGGGACTCGCGCTGGGCGTTTTTAGGGGACATGGGCTGGCGTATCCTCACTAGAACCACGGACACTAGCACACGAAGAAGTGGCGCCAAAGCACGCTGGTGTTCGACCGCTCGACGTTAGATCGATGCGGGATGGTCCGTCGAGATCGCTGGTTCTCTCAAGCGCCGCGCTTTCGGAACACCGGGGTTCCGGGGTTGCCGACGTCCTCGTATCCCAGCGACCGTAACGCGTAGATCACGTCGACGAATGCGACGTTCTCGTACTCGGAGAGCGGGCGGCCGTTGGTGTACTCGGCGGTTCGAGCAAGTAGATCGTCGATCGCCACGTGATTGCTCACCTCGCCGACCTGTTCTATCGCGGCAGGACCGGACGTGTGGGTCGTACTATCGGACGATTCCTCGGCCACGTCGGCCGCGGCACGCTCGACGACGTCGGTCACTGCCGGCGCGTCGTAACGCTCGCGTTTGGTCCGGATGCGCCGCCGGAGGTCAGCGTACGTTCGCCGGCCACACGCCGTCGGCGCGCGAACGTTCCTGCAGTGCTCGACCATCCGCCGGTTCTCCGCGACCGCCTCGTCCCAGCGCTCGACGACGAGCGCGGCGAGCGCCGCGAGGTCGTCCGCGTCGACGGCCAGCGCGTAATCCATGGGGACACAGTCGTAGATCCACGGCTCGTCGCGTAACAGTAGCACCTGGCCGTTGGCCGCCTGCTCGAAGGGCGTGCGCGCCATCGTCTCGTACTCGCTCGCACAGATCGCCAGGTCGCCCTCGCCGAGCGCTCGCTCGTAGGTGTCCCGCGACGCCTCCGGGAACGCGTCGACCCACGCGCGGTCGCGGTACTCCGCCGGGATCTGCTCCATGCTCGTGAGGATCGTCCGAATACCGAACTCGTCGTGGAGTCGGCGACCGACGTCGAGCACGAGGTCGGCGTGTTTCTTCTCCCAGAGGGCGCCGGCGACGTGCAAGCGGCGGGGGACGTCGGCGTACCGCTCCTCGTAGCGACCGAACTCGATCGGGCTTCCTGCGATCACGCTCCCGGAGAACGCCCGCCGGACGACGTCGGGCTCGAACAGTCGATCGGCGGCCATCAGCGCCCCCGCGGCGTCGATCCCCGCGGTGTACCAGGCGCCGTCGGCGAACAGCGCGCCGCACAGCTCCGCGAGGAACTGGTAGCGGTTCCGGTACGAACACCACCGATACTTGAACGGGAACTGTATGTCGTGGACGTTGGCGATGACGTCGAACGGACGGACCCTCGCGGCCCACTGGTCGGCGTGTTCGAGGAGCCACTTGTACAGTTCCGTGCGGCCGGTGCGGCGCTGATCGACGACGACGTCGACGTAGCCGTTCCGGTCGAAGATCGCCTCGCGCAGCGCGCCGAGCTCCGCTTCGCTGTACCCACCCTCCGTGAACGGGTCGCTGTCCGGGTCGTCGGCCATGAACGGCCGCGCCTCGATCAGCGTGACCCGCTCGTTATCGGCGAGGACGTCCTCGTGGTCGTAGCGGGCGCGCTCTCGCGGCGGCAGCAGCCAGTAGACGTGCAGCGAGTCGTCGGCTGCGAGCCACGTCTCGACCCACGACGCCGCGTCCCGAACGGTGCCGCTGCTCGTCGCGTCTTCCGGTCGATACACTTCGGGTATCAGCAGTACTCGCACTGTCCTTGCACCTCCGCTCGGCGCGTTGCCGGGTGACGGTGTGCCCCAGTGGCGACGCCGCGGAGTTTATACGCTTGCCCCGCCGCGTCGGCCGTGGTGTGCTATCAGATACCAATCTGCCACCAACGGGCAGTTCGGGTTTTCTCTCTGCCCGGTGAAGCTGTCGTATGGGCTCCACTGATAGTTACTCGGACCGAGAGGTACGCGCGCGATTGGACGAAGTGAGTGACCAACTCGGAACTGCTCTGGAAGAAATCGAACAACTACGGAATACGATAGAGGCCGTCGCCGAGCAAGCGGGGGTTTCGATCGGCCCCGTTTGTGAATGTCACCGGAGCCGCCTCGTCGTCACGTCCGAAGCGGCGTACTGCCCGATGTGCGACCGACGCCGACTCGTCGACGAGCGATAGCACGGTCACCCGCCAGCGAGATAGTACGCCTCCAACCGTGTGACCGTCCGATCCCACGTGTACTGCTCTCGGGCGTAGCGTCGACAGGTCCGACCGAGCGACTGCAGTGCGGCGGCGTCGAGATCGGCGAGCA from Natronoarchaeum mannanilyticum harbors:
- a CDS encoding glycosyltransferase family 1 protein, whose protein sequence is MRVLLIPEVYRPEDATSSGTVRDAASWVETWLAADDSLHVYWLLPPRERARYDHEDVLADNERVTLIEARPFMADDPDSDPFTEGGYSEAELGALREAIFDRNGYVDVVVDQRRTGRTELYKWLLEHADQWAARVRPFDVIANVHDIQFPFKYRWCSYRNRYQFLAELCGALFADGAWYTAGIDAAGALMAADRLFEPDVVRRAFSGSVIAGSPIEFGRYEERYADVPRRLHVAGALWEKKHADLVLDVGRRLHDEFGIRTILTSMEQIPAEYRDRAWVDAFPEASRDTYERALGEGDLAICASEYETMARTPFEQAANGQVLLLRDEPWIYDCVPMDYALAVDADDLAALAALVVERWDEAVAENRRMVEHCRNVRAPTACGRRTYADLRRRIRTKRERYDAPAVTDVVERAAADVAEESSDSTTHTSGPAAIEQVGEVSNHVAIDDLLARTAEYTNGRPLSEYENVAFVDVIYALRSLGYEDVGNPGTPVFRKRGA